One genomic segment of Streptomyces sp. NBC_00239 includes these proteins:
- a CDS encoding M50 family metallopeptidase yields the protein MDSTFPAGLWDRLTGIQAAPELWLVVATAAAALALVAPRPLWLLSRNAITIAHEGGHGLLAVLTRRKLAGIRLHSDTSGLTLSYGRPTGPGMILTAAAGYTAPPLLGLGGAWLLAAHHVTLLLWLATALLLALLVRIRNAYGVLTVVLTGGTFLLVSWLAAEPVQAAFAYTAVWFLLLGGVRPAFELQAQRRHGRAPDSDADQLGRLTHLPAVVWVLFFHLVSLTSLTGGGRWLLGL from the coding sequence ATGGACAGCACCTTCCCGGCCGGCCTGTGGGACCGGCTCACCGGCATACAGGCGGCGCCCGAACTGTGGCTCGTCGTCGCGACCGCGGCGGCCGCGCTGGCCCTCGTGGCGCCGCGCCCGCTCTGGCTGCTCTCGCGCAACGCGATCACCATCGCCCACGAGGGCGGCCACGGGCTGCTCGCCGTGCTCACCAGGCGGAAGCTGGCCGGCATCCGGCTGCACTCGGACACCAGCGGGCTGACGCTGAGCTACGGCCGCCCGACCGGCCCCGGCATGATCCTGACGGCGGCCGCCGGGTACACCGCGCCCCCGCTGCTGGGCCTGGGCGGGGCCTGGCTGCTGGCCGCGCACCACGTCACCCTGCTGCTGTGGCTGGCGACGGCGCTGCTGCTGGCGCTGCTGGTGCGGATCCGCAACGCGTACGGGGTGCTCACCGTCGTGCTGACCGGCGGCACCTTCCTGCTGGTGTCGTGGCTGGCCGCGGAGCCCGTACAGGCGGCGTTCGCCTATACGGCGGTGTGGTTCCTGCTGCTGGGCGGCGTACGGCCGGCCTTCGAGCTCCAGGCGCAGCGGCGGCACGGCCGGGCCCCCGACTCGGACGCCGACCAGCTCGGCCGGCTCACCCACCTGCCGGCCGTGGTGTGGGTGCTCTTCTTCCACCTGGTGTCGCTGACCTCGCTGACCGGCGGCGGCCGGTGGCTGCTCGGACTCTGA
- the aroA gene encoding 3-phosphoshikimate 1-carboxyvinyltransferase: MTDTSAPHALWPAPTADGAVRATVTVPGSKSVTNRALVLAALAAEPGWVRRPLRSRDSQLMSDALRAMGVGIEETVSSSSGGAGESGEAWRVIPAGLHGPATVDVGNAGTVMRFLPPVAALAAGPIRFDGDPRSYERPLGQVISALRTLGARIDDDGRGALPLTVHGGGALDGGVVEIDASNSSQFVSALLLSAPRFNQGVEVRHTGATLPSMPHIRMTVEMLRAAGAQVDTPEAGGEKNVWRVAPGALLGRDLVVEPDLSNAQPFLAAAMITGGSVTIPDWPRRTTQPGDALRSIFTEMGGSCELTDTGLVFTGTGKVHGIDVDLSEVGELTPGIAAVAALADSESVLRGVAHLRLHETDRLAALTKEINGLGGDVTETADGLRIRPRRLHGGTFHTYDDHRMATAGAVIGLAVEGVGIENVGTTAKTLPDFPQMWADMLAGAGA, encoded by the coding sequence ATGACCGACACCTCAGCGCCCCACGCCCTCTGGCCAGCCCCGACCGCGGACGGGGCCGTCCGCGCCACCGTCACCGTGCCGGGCTCCAAGTCGGTCACCAACCGGGCGCTGGTGCTGGCCGCGCTGGCCGCCGAGCCGGGCTGGGTCCGCCGGCCGCTGCGCTCACGCGACTCCCAGCTGATGTCGGACGCACTGCGCGCGATGGGCGTGGGCATCGAGGAGACGGTGTCCTCCAGCTCCGGCGGCGCCGGCGAGAGCGGCGAGGCCTGGCGGGTCATCCCGGCCGGCCTGCACGGCCCGGCCACCGTGGACGTCGGCAACGCGGGCACGGTCATGCGCTTCCTGCCGCCGGTCGCGGCCCTGGCCGCCGGCCCGATCCGCTTCGACGGCGACCCCCGTTCCTACGAGCGGCCGCTGGGCCAGGTCATCTCCGCGCTGCGCACCCTCGGCGCCCGTATCGACGACGACGGCCGCGGCGCGCTGCCGCTGACCGTGCACGGCGGCGGGGCCCTGGACGGCGGGGTCGTCGAGATCGACGCCTCGAACTCCTCGCAGTTCGTCTCCGCGCTGCTGCTGTCCGCGCCGCGCTTCAACCAGGGCGTCGAGGTCCGCCACACCGGCGCCACCCTGCCGTCGATGCCGCACATCCGGATGACGGTCGAGATGCTGCGCGCGGCCGGCGCCCAGGTCGACACCCCGGAGGCCGGCGGCGAGAAGAACGTCTGGCGGGTCGCCCCCGGCGCCCTGCTGGGCCGTGACCTGGTGGTCGAGCCCGACCTGTCGAACGCGCAGCCGTTCCTGGCGGCCGCGATGATCACCGGCGGTTCGGTGACCATCCCCGACTGGCCGCGCCGCACCACCCAGCCCGGCGACGCGCTGCGCTCGATCTTCACGGAGATGGGCGGCTCCTGCGAGCTGACCGACACCGGCCTGGTCTTCACCGGGACCGGCAAGGTCCACGGCATCGACGTGGACCTGAGCGAGGTCGGCGAGCTCACCCCGGGCATCGCCGCGGTGGCCGCGCTGGCCGACTCGGAGTCCGTCCTGCGCGGGGTCGCGCACCTGCGGCTGCACGAGACGGACCGGCTGGCGGCCCTCACGAAGGAGATCAACGGGCTCGGCGGCGATGTCACCGAGACCGCCGACGGGCTGCGGATCCGCCCGCGCCGCCTGCACGGCGGGACCTTCCACACGTACGACGACCACCGGATGGCCACCGCGGGCGCGGTGATCGGCCTGGCGGTCGAGGGAGTCGGGATCGAGAACGTGGGCACGACCGCGAAGACCCTGCCGGACTTCCCGCAGATGTGGGCGGACATGCTCGCGGGAGCGGGAGCGTAG
- the rsgA gene encoding ribosome small subunit-dependent GTPase A translates to MRRYDKHTDDDDIRSRPNPKGNRPRTTIRPKHEDAAEGFVLTVDRGRLTCLIGGRSVHAMKARELGRKAAVVGDRVWIVGDLSGKKDTLARIVRIEERKSVLRRTADDDDPYERVVVANADQLAIVTALADPEPRPRMIDRCLVAAYDAGLEPLLVLTKSDLTSADKILEIYSTFGLKYVVTNREELAAGDAADRVREHLNGRITAFVGHSGVGKTTLVNSLVAEGRQRATGVVNAVTGRGRHTTTSALALPLPGGDGWVIDTPGVRSFGLHHIEPSRVILAFPDLEPGTEGCPRACSHDEPDCALDQWVADGHADPARLYSLRRLLATRERREGD, encoded by the coding sequence ATGCGCCGGTACGACAAGCACACGGACGACGACGACATCCGGTCCCGCCCCAACCCCAAGGGCAACCGGCCCCGGACCACGATCCGGCCCAAGCACGAGGACGCGGCCGAGGGCTTCGTCCTCACCGTCGACCGCGGACGGCTGACCTGCCTGATCGGGGGCCGTTCCGTGCACGCGATGAAGGCCCGCGAGCTGGGCCGCAAGGCCGCGGTGGTCGGCGACCGGGTCTGGATCGTAGGAGACCTGTCCGGCAAGAAGGACACCCTGGCCCGCATCGTGCGGATCGAGGAGCGCAAGTCCGTCCTGCGGCGCACCGCCGACGACGACGACCCGTACGAGCGGGTGGTCGTCGCGAACGCCGACCAGCTGGCCATCGTCACCGCGCTGGCAGACCCGGAGCCGCGGCCCCGGATGATCGACCGCTGCCTGGTGGCGGCGTACGACGCCGGGCTGGAGCCGCTGCTGGTGCTCACCAAGTCCGATCTGACCTCCGCGGACAAGATCCTGGAGATCTACTCGACCTTCGGGCTGAAGTACGTGGTGACCAACCGCGAGGAGCTCGCGGCGGGCGACGCGGCCGACCGGGTGCGCGAGCACCTCAACGGCCGGATCACCGCCTTCGTCGGCCACTCGGGCGTCGGCAAGACCACGCTGGTGAACTCGCTGGTCGCCGAGGGCCGCCAGCGCGCCACCGGAGTGGTCAACGCGGTGACCGGCCGCGGTCGGCACACCACCACCTCGGCGCTCGCGCTGCCGCTGCCGGGCGGCGACGGCTGGGTCATCGACACCCCGGGCGTCCGCTCGTTCGGCCTGCACCACATCGAGCCCTCGCGGGTCATCCTCGCCTTCCCGGACCTGGAGCCGGGCACCGAGGGCTGTCCGCGGGCCTGCAGCCACGACGAGCCGGACTGCGCGCTGGACCAGTGGGTGGCCGACGGCCACGCCGACCCGGCCCGGCTCTACTCGCTGCGCCGGCTGCTCGCCACCCGCGAACGGCGCGAGGGCGACTGA
- a CDS encoding DMT family transporter, producing the protein MAWLLVVVAGILETGFAVCLKLSHGFTRLWPTIAFAAFALGSFGLLTLALRKLDVGPAYAVWTGIGAAGTAIYGMIFLGDLVSTLKIVSISLVIVGVIGLQLSGSSH; encoded by the coding sequence ATGGCGTGGCTGCTGGTGGTCGTCGCGGGAATCCTGGAGACCGGTTTCGCGGTCTGCCTCAAGCTGTCCCACGGCTTCACCCGGCTGTGGCCCACCATCGCCTTCGCCGCCTTCGCGCTGGGCAGCTTCGGTCTGCTGACGCTGGCCCTGCGCAAGCTCGACGTGGGGCCGGCGTACGCGGTGTGGACCGGCATCGGCGCGGCGGGCACCGCGATCTACGGGATGATCTTCCTGGGCGACCTCGTGTCGACCCTGAAGATCGTCTCGATTTCGCTGGTCATCGTCGGGGTCATCGGACTCCAGCTGTCCGGCTCCTCGCACTGA
- a CDS encoding TetR/AcrR family transcriptional regulator gives MPAARESLLEAAQVALSGRPWPAVRMVDVAAAAGVSRQTLYNEFGGKDGLARALVRRETDWFLAGVDRALGGPAGPRERLVALAEWTVRAARAHPLVRALLTGCWDERLPAPRTVAPAARLPAPRRADAVPEPAELARAVRDRAAAALAGDEADAHRCELAVRLALSYVIAPGEGPDGAVLAELLGLVDPRAR, from the coding sequence ATGCCGGCAGCGCGGGAATCCTTGCTCGAAGCCGCCCAGGTGGCGCTGTCGGGCCGGCCCTGGCCCGCCGTGCGGATGGTGGACGTCGCCGCCGCCGCGGGCGTCTCGCGGCAGACCCTCTACAACGAGTTCGGCGGCAAGGACGGCCTGGCGCGGGCGCTGGTACGACGGGAGACCGACTGGTTCCTGGCCGGCGTGGACCGGGCGCTGGGCGGCCCGGCCGGACCCCGCGAACGGCTGGTCGCGCTCGCCGAGTGGACCGTACGGGCCGCCCGGGCCCATCCACTGGTGCGTGCGCTGCTCACCGGGTGCTGGGACGAGCGGTTGCCCGCCCCGCGGACCGTCGCGCCGGCCGCCCGGCTGCCCGCGCCGCGGCGGGCCGACGCGGTGCCGGAGCCCGCGGAACTCGCCCGGGCCGTACGGGACCGGGCGGCCGCCGCGCTGGCGGGCGACGAGGCCGACGCGCACCGCTGCGAACTCGCGGTGCGGCTGGCGCTCTCGTACGTGATCGCGCCGGGGGAGGGGCCGGACGGCGCGGTGCTGGCGGAACTGCTGGGGCTGGTGGACCCGCGCGCGCGGTGA
- the hisN gene encoding histidinol-phosphatase: protein MPEYDDDLRLAHELADAADAATMDRFQALDLKVETKPDMTPVSEADKAAEELIRARLQIARPGDAILGEEYGVEGSGPRRWVVDPIDGTKNYVRGVPVWATLISLMAEGENGWRPVVGVVSAPALGRRWWASEGGGAFTGAGPGQGRRIGVSKVGSLADSSFAYSSISGWEELGRLDGFLDLTREVWRTRAYGDFWPYMMVAEGSVDICAEPELSLWDMAANAIVVQEAGGRFTALDGTDGVHGGNAAASNGLLHDEMLGYLNRR, encoded by the coding sequence ATGCCCGAGTATGACGATGATCTGCGCCTTGCCCACGAGCTCGCCGACGCGGCCGACGCGGCCACGATGGACCGCTTCCAGGCCCTGGACCTCAAGGTCGAGACCAAGCCCGACATGACCCCGGTGAGCGAAGCCGACAAGGCCGCCGAGGAGCTCATCCGGGCCCGGCTGCAGATCGCCCGGCCGGGCGACGCGATCCTCGGCGAGGAGTACGGGGTCGAGGGCTCGGGCCCGCGCCGCTGGGTCGTGGACCCGATCGACGGTACGAAGAACTACGTCCGCGGCGTCCCGGTCTGGGCCACCCTGATCTCCCTGATGGCCGAGGGCGAGAACGGCTGGCGGCCGGTGGTGGGCGTGGTGTCCGCGCCGGCGCTGGGCCGCCGCTGGTGGGCCTCGGAGGGCGGCGGCGCCTTCACCGGCGCCGGCCCGGGGCAGGGCCGCCGCATCGGCGTCTCGAAGGTGGGCTCCCTCGCCGACTCCTCGTTCGCGTACTCGTCGATCAGCGGATGGGAGGAGCTGGGCCGGCTCGACGGCTTCCTGGACCTGACCCGGGAGGTCTGGCGCACCCGTGCGTACGGCGACTTCTGGCCGTACATGATGGTCGCCGAGGGCTCGGTGGACATCTGCGCCGAGCCGGAGCTCTCGCTGTGGGACATGGCGGCCAACGCGATCGTGGTGCAGGAGGCCGGCGGCCGGTTCACGGCCCTGGACGGCACGGACGGCGTGCACGGCGGCAACGCGGCGGCTTCGAACGGGCTGTTGCACGACGAGATGCTCGGTTACCTCAACCGGCGCTGA
- a CDS encoding CBS domain-containing protein, protein MLVRDAMSTLILTLGPAHTLRQAACLMSGRRVGAAVVLDPDTSGVGILTERDILNSLGAGHDPDRETVGAHTTNNVVFCTPDATLQEAAEAMAHGGFRHLVVLADGGPVGIVSVRDVIRCWVPARRTVPA, encoded by the coding sequence ATGCTCGTCCGTGACGCCATGAGCACTCTGATCCTCACCCTCGGACCCGCCCACACCCTCCGGCAGGCCGCCTGCCTCATGTCCGGCCGGCGCGTCGGCGCGGCCGTCGTCCTCGATCCCGACACCAGCGGGGTCGGAATCCTGACCGAACGCGACATCCTCAACTCGCTGGGCGCGGGACACGACCCCGACCGCGAGACCGTGGGCGCGCACACCACCAACAACGTGGTGTTCTGCACCCCGGACGCGACCTTGCAGGAAGCAGCCGAGGCGATGGCGCACGGCGGCTTCCGGCACCTGGTCGTCCTGGCGGACGGCGGCCCGGTCGGCATCGTCTCGGTCCGCGACGTGATCCGCTGCTGGGTTCCGGCCCGGCGCACGGTCCCGGCGTAG
- a CDS encoding catalase, translating to MTQEAHVTQGPLTTEAGAPVADNQNSETAGVGGPVLVQDQLLLEKLAHFNRERIPERVVHARGAGAYGTFTVTADVTRYTRAAFLSEVGKQTETFLRFSTVAGNLGAADAVRDPRGWALKFYTEEGNYDLVGNNTPVFFIKDAIKFPDFIHTQKRDPYTGSQEADNVWDFWGLSPESTHQVTWLFGDRGIPASYRHMNGYGSHTFQWNNEAGEVFWVKYHFKTDQGIKNLTQAEANRLAGEDPDSHQRDLRESIERGDFPTWTVQVQIMPAADAAGYRFNPFDLTKVWPHEDYPPIEIGKLELNRNPENVFAEVEQSIFSPAHFVPGIGPSPDKMLQGRLFAYGDAHRYRVGINADHLPVNRPHATEARTNSRDGSLYDGRHKGAKNYEPNSFGGPVQTDRPLWQSAPVTGATGNHAAAVHAEDSDFTQAGDLYRLMSEDEKGRLVENLAGFIAKVSRDDIAERAIGNFRQADGDFGKRLEAAVQALRPLRG from the coding sequence ATGACGCAGGAGGCGCACGTGACGCAGGGACCGCTCACCACGGAGGCCGGTGCACCGGTCGCCGACAACCAGAACAGCGAGACCGCGGGCGTCGGCGGTCCGGTCCTCGTCCAGGACCAGCTGCTCCTGGAGAAGCTGGCCCACTTCAACCGCGAGCGCATCCCGGAGCGCGTCGTGCACGCCCGCGGCGCCGGCGCCTACGGCACCTTCACGGTGACCGCCGACGTCACGCGGTACACCCGGGCCGCCTTCCTCTCCGAGGTCGGCAAGCAGACGGAAACGTTCCTGCGCTTCTCGACCGTCGCGGGCAACCTCGGTGCGGCCGACGCGGTGCGCGACCCCCGCGGCTGGGCGCTGAAGTTCTACACCGAAGAGGGCAACTACGACCTCGTCGGCAACAACACCCCGGTGTTCTTCATCAAGGACGCCATCAAGTTCCCGGACTTCATCCACACCCAGAAGCGCGACCCGTACACCGGCTCGCAGGAGGCGGACAACGTCTGGGACTTCTGGGGTCTGTCGCCCGAGTCCACCCACCAGGTGACCTGGCTGTTCGGCGACCGCGGCATCCCGGCGTCCTACCGTCACATGAACGGCTACGGCTCGCACACGTTCCAGTGGAACAACGAGGCCGGCGAGGTCTTCTGGGTCAAGTACCACTTCAAGACCGACCAGGGCATCAAGAACCTCACCCAGGCCGAGGCCAACCGCCTCGCCGGCGAGGACCCCGACTCGCACCAGCGCGACCTGCGCGAGTCCATCGAGCGCGGCGACTTCCCGACCTGGACCGTGCAGGTCCAGATCATGCCCGCCGCCGACGCCGCCGGGTACCGCTTCAACCCGTTCGACCTCACCAAGGTGTGGCCGCACGAGGACTACCCGCCGATCGAGATAGGCAAGCTGGAGCTCAACCGCAACCCGGAGAACGTGTTCGCCGAGGTCGAGCAGTCGATCTTCAGCCCCGCGCACTTCGTGCCGGGCATCGGCCCCTCCCCGGACAAGATGCTCCAGGGCCGGCTCTTCGCGTACGGCGACGCCCACCGCTACCGCGTCGGCATCAACGCCGACCACCTGCCGGTGAACCGCCCGCACGCCACCGAGGCGCGCACCAACTCCCGCGACGGCTCCCTCTACGACGGCCGCCACAAGGGTGCGAAGAACTACGAGCCGAACAGCTTCGGCGGCCCGGTCCAGACGGACCGCCCGCTGTGGCAGTCCGCCCCGGTCACCGGCGCCACCGGCAACCACGCGGCCGCCGTCCACGCCGAGGACAGCGACTTCACGCAGGCGGGCGACCTCTACCGCCTGATGTCCGAGGACGAGAAGGGCCGCCTGGTCGAGAACCTGGCCGGCTTCATCGCCAAGGTCTCCCGCGACGACATCGCCGAGCGGGCCATCGGCAACTTCCGTCAGGCGGACGGCGACTTCGGCAAGCGACTGGAAGCCGCCGTCCAGGCCCTGCGCCCCCTTCGCGGCTGA
- a CDS encoding Fur family transcriptional regulator: MSDLLERLRGRGWRMTAQRRVVAEVLDGDHVHLTADEVHALAVSKLPEISRATVYNTLGELVSLGEVLEVSTDRRAKRYDPNAHRPHQHLVCAQCGAIRDVHPEGNPLSDLPDSERFGFVVSNVEVTYRGICPHCAAA; encoded by the coding sequence ATGAGTGACCTGCTGGAACGACTTCGCGGACGCGGATGGCGCATGACCGCACAGCGGCGCGTCGTGGCCGAGGTGCTCGACGGTGACCACGTGCACCTGACGGCCGACGAGGTCCACGCGCTCGCCGTGTCGAAACTGCCCGAGATCTCCCGGGCGACCGTCTACAACACCCTGGGCGAACTGGTCTCCCTCGGCGAGGTGCTGGAGGTCTCGACCGACCGCCGCGCCAAGCGCTACGACCCGAACGCCCACCGGCCCCACCAGCACCTGGTCTGCGCCCAGTGCGGCGCGATCCGCGACGTGCACCCCGAGGGCAACCCGCTGTCCGACCTGCCCGACTCGGAGCGCTTCGGCTTCGTCGTGTCGAACGTCGAGGTCACCTACCGCGGGATCTGCCCGCACTGCGCGGCAGCCTGA
- a CDS encoding tetratricopeptide repeat protein: MGDRSTLLETGRFVRAESDENKTTGTEALLAEAVDTALTEAVADAELEARHRAAADAGDTASMSVLGASLLRRGDLDGAEPYLRGATAVGDRAAANNLGVLLHQRGCTEEAADWWRIAAVAGSAAAAHALGRFYRERGDEPAAEYWLRQAAESGHALGAYALADLLEHRGDAGAERWLRTAAEQGHREAAYRLARLLRRDRKSESEQWYRQAAARGHRRAALHLGTLLEARGELKDAGRWYLTSAKQGEARAACALGFLLRDAGDEEGAATWWLRAAEDGDGNAANALGALHAARGETQTAEKWYRTAMDAGDDNGAYNLGLLCAAQERMPQAEQWYRRAAYAGHREAANALAILLLQVGDAAGAEPWFSKAAEAGSVDAAFNLGILFAGRDEDRTALKWYERAASAGHTDAALQVGIALVRDGEDRAAERHLRCAAGGGSAEAAFRLAALLESLAPPAEPPALGEPAAEKTESEEWYERAAEQGHRRAQVRVGMLAAGRGELGAAARWYREAAEAGSRNGAFNLGLLLAREGSEPEAALWWTRAAVAGHGRAALRLGLLAARHGDLNEARKWCARAVELGPAEVAQRAARLREALEEELTA; this comes from the coding sequence ATGGGGGACAGGTCAACTCTGCTGGAGACAGGGCGGTTTGTGCGGGCGGAATCCGACGAGAACAAGACCACGGGTACCGAGGCGCTCCTGGCCGAGGCTGTTGACACCGCGCTGACCGAAGCGGTGGCCGACGCCGAGCTGGAGGCGCGGCACCGCGCTGCCGCCGACGCCGGCGACACGGCTTCCATGAGCGTGCTCGGCGCCTCCCTGCTGCGCCGCGGCGACCTCGACGGCGCGGAGCCCTACCTCCGCGGAGCCACCGCCGTCGGCGACCGGGCCGCCGCCAACAACCTGGGCGTCCTGCTGCACCAGCGCGGCTGCACCGAGGAAGCGGCCGACTGGTGGCGGATCGCCGCCGTCGCCGGCTCCGCGGCCGCCGCCCACGCGCTGGGCCGCTTCTACCGCGAGCGCGGCGACGAGCCCGCCGCCGAGTACTGGCTGCGCCAGGCCGCGGAATCCGGCCACGCGCTGGGCGCGTACGCCCTCGCCGACCTGCTGGAACACCGCGGGGACGCGGGCGCCGAGCGCTGGCTGCGCACCGCCGCCGAGCAGGGCCACCGGGAGGCCGCGTACCGGCTCGCCCGGCTGTTGCGGCGCGACCGCAAGAGCGAGTCCGAGCAGTGGTACCGGCAGGCCGCCGCCCGCGGGCACCGGCGTGCCGCCCTGCATCTGGGCACGCTCCTGGAGGCCCGCGGCGAACTGAAGGACGCCGGCCGCTGGTACCTGACCTCGGCCAAGCAGGGCGAGGCGCGGGCCGCCTGCGCCCTCGGCTTCCTGCTGCGCGACGCGGGCGACGAGGAGGGCGCGGCGACCTGGTGGCTGCGCGCCGCCGAGGACGGCGACGGGAACGCGGCCAACGCGCTCGGCGCCCTGCACGCGGCCCGCGGCGAGACCCAGACCGCGGAGAAGTGGTACCGCACGGCGATGGACGCCGGCGACGACAACGGGGCGTACAACCTCGGGCTGCTGTGCGCCGCCCAGGAGCGGATGCCCCAGGCCGAGCAGTGGTACCGGCGCGCGGCCTACGCGGGCCACCGCGAGGCGGCCAACGCGCTCGCCATCCTGCTGCTCCAGGTCGGCGACGCGGCCGGCGCCGAGCCCTGGTTCTCCAAGGCGGCGGAGGCGGGCAGCGTCGACGCCGCCTTCAACCTGGGCATCCTCTTCGCCGGCCGGGACGAGGACCGTACGGCCCTGAAGTGGTACGAGCGGGCGGCCTCGGCCGGTCACACCGATGCGGCGCTCCAGGTCGGCATCGCGCTGGTGCGCGACGGCGAGGACCGGGCGGCCGAGCGGCACCTTCGGTGCGCCGCGGGCGGCGGCAGCGCGGAGGCGGCCTTCCGGCTGGCCGCGCTGCTGGAGTCGCTCGCGCCGCCCGCAGAGCCGCCGGCCCTCGGCGAGCCGGCCGCGGAGAAGACCGAGAGCGAGGAGTGGTACGAGCGGGCGGCCGAGCAGGGTCACCGGCGGGCCCAGGTGCGCGTCGGCATGCTCGCGGCCGGCCGCGGCGAGCTGGGGGCGGCGGCCCGCTGGTACCGCGAGGCCGCCGAGGCGGGCAGCCGCAACGGGGCCTTCAACCTCGGCCTGCTGCTGGCCCGCGAGGGCAGTGAGCCGGAGGCGGCGCTGTGGTGGACTCGCGCGGCGGTGGCCGGCCACGGCCGGGCCGCCCTGCGCCTGGGCCTGCTGGCCGCCCGGCACGGCGACCTCAACGAGGCGCGCAAGTGGTGCGCGCGGGCCGTGGAGCTGGGTCCCGCGGAGGTCGCGCAGCGGGCGGCACGGCTGCGCGAGGCGCTGGAGGAGGAGCTCACCGCGTAG